The following proteins are co-located in the Dyadobacter chenwenxiniae genome:
- a CDS encoding SRPBCC domain-containing protein, with amino-acid sequence MDTEQKANIIEIERKFDVTVDTLFKAWTEAEHLKQWWHPMGDPLTDVKMN; translated from the coding sequence ATGGATACGGAGCAAAAGGCAAATATTATTGAAATCGAACGGAAGTTTGACGTGACCGTGGACACGCTTTTTAAGGCCTGGACTGAGGCCGAACATTTAAAACAATGGTGGCACCCTATGGGCGACCCGCTCACTGATGTAAAAATGAACTGA
- a CDS encoding PAS domain-containing sensor histidine kinase: MASQANSFDTDDTLEIKRLDLALESAGIGTWELDFQTRQIRVCRRTRSLFKLNESDIIDLQTLIDQIDPEDGRTLNNEILNALNQGAPWSFSLKLRTLGDAETISRYVLCKGQSHMSSANMKRLLGSFIDISNEEDNVTAQRLAKKALEESEAKLKTVIESAPAAIGLFVGRDLVVEMPNQAFIDIVGKGPNIVGMPLREVMPELENQAFLKILDDVYTSGVTFQSYGTQVNIMQQGVMTHNKYDITYSPVYDSEGNVYAILDIAIEVTDRVNIEQQIKQSQMQLLELFEQSPVGIATIHKDNLTFTMANPFYGRLIGRKPEMIVGKPLLEVLPEISEQGFVELLQEVIDTGVPYVSKEQPVDIAFDGVLETIYVDMAYQPQRDREGNIIGVFVVATDLTEQVLSRKKIEETETFFRGAIELAELGTYSIDINTGIVDCSHRFKQWFGLQSEEKTTYEMFLAAISEADRAEVIAAGERAVGPDSDGLLNLEYTLDAEKTGIARILHAQGKVLYDKNNKPATIIGTTQDVTIQRRIQLALESQVQQRTEQLEAMNEELAALNEQYVATNEELSDSNNMLQQSNVNLQQFAYVASHDLQEPLRKIQSFSDLLAKRYSTHLGDGINYLQRMQSSARRMSDLIEDLLAFSRITEHKDVVEAVSLSTVVSEVLNDLELLIMETSAVITAKQLPEIQGDKMQLSQLFLNLISNALKFRKPDLTPVINVTGKIIPISELPSSANVTRSAYTYHQIDVSDNGIGFDQQYADRIFQLFQRLHGRSQYSGTGIGLAICERVAANHGGAITVTSTPGEGATFSIFLPAQ, translated from the coding sequence ATGGCAAGCCAGGCTAACTCATTTGATACTGACGACACCTTAGAGATAAAACGTCTTGATCTTGCCCTGGAATCCGCGGGAATCGGGACCTGGGAATTGGATTTTCAGACCCGGCAAATTCGTGTGTGCCGGCGGACCAGAAGCCTGTTTAAGCTGAATGAAAGTGATATCATCGACCTGCAAACGCTTATAGATCAGATAGATCCCGAAGATGGGCGCACTCTAAACAATGAAATCTTGAATGCTTTGAACCAGGGGGCTCCCTGGTCTTTTTCTTTAAAACTCCGCACCCTCGGCGATGCGGAGACAATCAGTCGCTATGTGCTTTGCAAAGGCCAGTCGCATATGTCCTCCGCGAACATGAAGCGGCTGCTCGGCAGTTTTATTGATATTTCGAATGAAGAAGACAATGTGACTGCGCAGCGGCTGGCAAAAAAAGCGCTGGAAGAAAGTGAGGCTAAATTGAAGACTGTTATAGAGTCTGCGCCAGCAGCAATCGGGCTTTTTGTAGGACGGGACCTGGTGGTGGAAATGCCTAATCAGGCTTTCATCGATATTGTAGGCAAGGGTCCGAACATCGTAGGCATGCCACTTCGCGAGGTTATGCCGGAATTGGAAAATCAGGCATTTCTAAAAATACTGGATGACGTTTATACGTCCGGGGTTACCTTCCAGAGCTATGGGACCCAGGTCAATATTATGCAGCAGGGCGTAATGACCCACAATAAATATGATATCACCTATTCCCCTGTTTACGACAGCGAGGGAAATGTGTACGCGATACTGGATATTGCTATTGAAGTTACTGACCGCGTGAACATTGAGCAGCAAATCAAGCAAAGCCAGATGCAGTTGCTGGAACTGTTTGAGCAGTCGCCCGTCGGCATCGCCACCATTCATAAGGATAATCTGACATTCACAATGGCGAATCCTTTCTATGGTCGCCTGATAGGAAGAAAACCAGAAATGATCGTCGGGAAACCGCTTTTGGAAGTGCTACCTGAGATCAGTGAGCAGGGTTTTGTCGAACTTTTGCAGGAAGTGATTGATACGGGCGTCCCGTACGTTTCCAAAGAGCAGCCGGTGGACATTGCTTTCGATGGGGTGCTTGAAACCATTTATGTGGACATGGCTTACCAACCTCAGCGAGATCGGGAAGGCAACATTATCGGTGTGTTCGTTGTAGCAACGGACCTGACCGAGCAGGTACTGAGCCGCAAGAAGATAGAGGAGACGGAAACATTTTTCAGGGGGGCCATAGAGCTGGCAGAGCTGGGCACTTATTCCATTGATATCAACACCGGCATTGTGGATTGTTCCCACCGGTTCAAACAATGGTTTGGTCTTCAGAGTGAAGAGAAAACCACATACGAAATGTTTCTTGCAGCCATATCCGAAGCGGACCGTGCAGAAGTGATAGCCGCAGGGGAACGTGCTGTTGGTCCTGATTCTGACGGACTGCTGAATCTTGAATATACATTAGATGCAGAAAAAACCGGCATAGCGAGAATTTTGCATGCTCAGGGAAAAGTGCTTTATGACAAAAACAACAAACCGGCAACCATTATCGGCACCACGCAGGATGTCACTATCCAGAGGCGGATACAGCTTGCACTAGAATCGCAGGTGCAGCAGCGGACGGAGCAGCTGGAAGCAATGAATGAGGAGCTGGCAGCGCTGAATGAGCAATACGTAGCCACTAACGAGGAGCTTTCCGATTCTAACAATATGCTGCAACAGTCTAATGTTAACCTCCAGCAATTTGCCTACGTCGCGTCGCATGACCTGCAAGAGCCGCTGAGGAAAATCCAGTCCTTTTCCGACTTGCTGGCTAAACGCTATTCCACCCACCTGGGCGACGGCATTAATTACCTGCAACGCATGCAGAGTTCTGCCAGGCGCATGTCTGATTTGATTGAAGATCTGCTTGCGTTTTCAAGGATAACAGAACACAAAGACGTCGTTGAGGCAGTATCGCTCAGCACGGTTGTTAGTGAGGTTTTAAATGATCTTGAATTGCTGATCATGGAAACATCGGCAGTGATCACAGCGAAGCAGCTTCCGGAAATTCAAGGTGACAAGATGCAGTTAAGCCAGCTTTTCCTGAACCTGATCAGTAACGCGCTCAAATTCAGGAAGCCGGATCTGACCCCGGTGATCAATGTTACCGGCAAGATCATTCCGATATCGGAGCTCCCCTCGTCGGCGAACGTAACCCGCAGCGCATATACATACCACCAGATCGATGTTTCAGACAATGGCATCGGTTTTGACCAGCAGTATGCAGACAGGATCTTTCAGCTGTTTCAACGGCTTCACGGCAGAAGTCAATATTCCGGCACAGGCATTGGTCTGGCCATTTGTGAACGTGTTGCGGCAAACCACGGCGGCGCCATTACAGTTACCAGCACCCCCGGAGAAGGCGCTACATTCAGCATTTTCCTTCCGGCGCAATAA
- a CDS encoding DUF4595 domain-containing protein translates to MKRLFKKIVLLSGLACGLFLVSCQDESRVATVQPAAGEQVISQAPPLMTPSFRLTKAGDETLTYNADGRIKQVNRPAAPNSGYSAYRTDYEYSNNAIVVTHYLDNVKEKKMEWQLENGHASKLKVTEYKAGGVNVLSTMHAAYQYNGQGQLVKVILMDKVLKTVTVSYDNLGNAVKFALVNNTENGDEFVNMMRYEYTEYVGGPLELDKGETLPMHVFGQETIGWIGDPYLPIFGKFGKNRLKKSIRTHYPATYKYTYNLDANGYVKEQTKWTKKGEFVESKQLTYAIPTKNRF, encoded by the coding sequence ATGAAAAGATTATTCAAAAAGATTGTATTATTATCCGGCCTGGCATGCGGATTATTTCTGGTTTCTTGCCAGGATGAAAGCCGGGTAGCAACCGTTCAACCAGCCGCCGGCGAACAAGTAATTAGCCAGGCTCCACCGTTAATGACCCCAAGTTTCAGGCTGACCAAGGCCGGTGATGAAACATTGACCTATAATGCCGATGGCCGTATAAAACAGGTGAACCGCCCGGCCGCCCCCAACTCAGGATACAGCGCTTACCGGACCGATTACGAATACAGCAATAACGCTATTGTAGTCACCCATTATCTGGACAATGTGAAGGAAAAGAAAATGGAATGGCAGCTGGAAAATGGACACGCATCAAAATTGAAAGTTACGGAATATAAGGCCGGAGGTGTGAATGTGTTATCGACAATGCATGCTGCTTATCAATATAATGGACAGGGTCAGCTTGTTAAGGTGATTTTGATGGATAAGGTGCTTAAGACCGTGACAGTTTCATATGATAACCTGGGAAATGCGGTCAAGTTTGCATTGGTAAACAACACCGAAAATGGCGACGAGTTTGTCAATATGATGAGATATGAATATACAGAGTATGTGGGTGGCCCACTTGAACTTGACAAGGGCGAAACGCTTCCTATGCATGTATTCGGCCAGGAAACAATTGGCTGGATAGGCGACCCGTACTTGCCTATTTTTGGAAAGTTTGGTAAAAATCGTTTGAAGAAATCCATTCGCACACACTATCCTGCCACTTATAAATACACATATAATCTGGATGCTAACGGCTATGTTAAGGAGCAAACCAAGTGGACAAAAAAAGGAGAGTTTGTTGAAAGTAAACAATTAACATATGCTATTCCAACTAAAAACCGCTTTTAA
- a CDS encoding pentapeptide repeat-containing protein, producing MNSFIDPSIEHRNRFEDVFIAEEDLDHRVWINCEFVRCDFRGSDLNGNNFIECQFADCDFSETRITDAGFRDAVFSNCKMNDVDFSVCNPFIFSFSFNECVLDHANFFNSNLTKTTFKNCSLLHTNFEEADLTEAIFDHCDLDGARFVDSILEKTDFRTAHNFNIDPTLNRLKRSKFSGTNLTGLLRRYKLDIESN from the coding sequence ATGAATTCATTTATTGACCCGTCTATTGAACACCGGAACCGTTTTGAAGATGTATTTATTGCCGAAGAAGATTTAGATCATCGCGTCTGGATCAATTGTGAATTTGTGCGCTGTGATTTTCGGGGCAGCGATCTGAATGGGAACAACTTTATCGAATGCCAATTTGCTGATTGTGATTTTTCCGAAACCAGGATCACTGATGCTGGTTTCCGTGACGCCGTTTTTTCAAATTGTAAAATGAATGATGTCGACTTTTCAGTTTGTAATCCTTTTATCTTTTCTTTTTCTTTCAATGAATGTGTGTTGGATCATGCTAATTTTTTCAACAGCAATTTAACAAAAACGACTTTTAAGAATTGCTCATTACTTCACACTAATTTTGAAGAAGCGGACTTAACGGAAGCCATTTTTGATCATTGCGATCTCGACGGAGCGAGATTCGTCGATTCGATCCTGGAAAAAACAGATTTCAGAACCGCGCATAATTTTAACATCGACCCTACATTAAACCGATTAAAGCGATCCAAATTTTCAGGAACGAATTTGACCGGCTTACTCCGCAGATATAAGCTCGATATTGAATCGAATTAG
- a CDS encoding cation:proton antiporter → MELYYSFSALIVLSAIFSYLNSRFLKLPSSIGVMVIALLVSLGLIATDTIFPRTFLRITTLIGSVDLTEILMGAMLNFLLFAGAIHIHLEDLREQRLPIIVFSTVSVLMSTFIIGFLVYYLLPFTGIQIPLVQCLVFGALISPTDPIAVLGILKQAGVPKSIETKIAGESLFNDGMAVVIFILMLALARGEEVNTTFGGITMLFVKEALGGITLGLALGFVGSKMIYKVDGYNVHVLITLAIVMGGHLAAQALHMSGPLAMVAAGLVVGNYGKNPGAVSDMERDYIDKFWELIDEILNAILFLIIGFELLLIPDLKQYVWAGMIAIVVVLLARFISIYLPVKLIPFRNKFGKKSIAILVWGGLRGGVSIALALSIDKGLNKDIFLAITYFVVLFSIIVQGLTVGKLTKRFPEEEIG, encoded by the coding sequence ATGGAGTTATACTATTCGTTTTCTGCCTTAATCGTCCTTTCGGCTATATTTTCGTATTTGAATTCACGCTTTCTAAAATTACCGTCCTCCATTGGTGTAATGGTCATTGCCCTGCTCGTTTCGCTGGGTCTGATCGCAACGGACACGATTTTTCCAAGGACATTTCTGCGTATTACAACGCTCATCGGCAGTGTGGATCTCACCGAAATCCTGATGGGAGCCATGCTGAATTTCCTGCTTTTCGCCGGTGCCATCCACATTCACCTGGAAGACTTGCGCGAACAGCGGCTTCCTATCATCGTCTTCTCAACGGTGAGCGTGCTGATGTCGACATTTATCATTGGCTTTTTGGTTTACTATCTGCTGCCTTTCACCGGCATTCAGATTCCGCTGGTCCAATGTCTGGTTTTTGGCGCGTTGATCTCCCCTACCGATCCTATTGCCGTTCTGGGGATTTTGAAACAGGCCGGAGTACCCAAATCCATTGAAACCAAGATTGCGGGCGAATCGCTTTTCAATGACGGGATGGCGGTGGTTATTTTTATCCTGATGCTCGCGCTCGCGCGGGGCGAAGAAGTGAACACCACATTCGGTGGCATCACGATGCTTTTCGTGAAGGAAGCGCTGGGCGGGATTACGCTGGGGCTGGCGCTGGGGTTTGTGGGCTCCAAAATGATTTACAAAGTGGATGGATACAATGTGCATGTGCTCATTACACTCGCTATTGTGATGGGCGGACATTTGGCTGCGCAGGCGCTGCATATGTCGGGCCCGCTTGCAATGGTTGCAGCCGGACTGGTTGTTGGAAATTATGGTAAAAATCCGGGTGCGGTTTCAGACATGGAGCGTGATTACATTGATAAATTCTGGGAGCTGATCGATGAGATCCTGAATGCCATCCTGTTCCTGATCATCGGCTTCGAACTGCTGCTGATCCCCGATCTGAAACAATATGTTTGGGCTGGAATGATTGCGATTGTTGTGGTGCTCCTTGCACGTTTTATCTCCATTTATCTTCCCGTGAAATTGATTCCTTTCAGAAATAAATTTGGTAAAAAATCGATTGCGATCCTGGTGTGGGGTGGTTTGCGCGGTGGCGTGTCCATTGCACTGGCGCTCTCTATTGATAAAGGCCTGAATAAGGATATCTTTCTGGCGATCACCTACTTCGTTGTGCTCTTCTCCATTATCGTTCAGGGACTTACCGTGGGGAAACTTACCAAGCGCTTCCCCGAAGAGGAGATCGGCTGA
- a CDS encoding FG-GAP-like repeat-containing protein: MRQLLPLCISLFFLISCNVKKQNETAELKEPPVSTQSGRELAATHCSRCHAFIPPALLGKSNWKKVLPDMHERMGPILAKADWQKIEQYFLTNAPDSIAPPIRTSKIRMGLKHFKYRETSFSHRPAMTSMVKILPDNRGIVYSDAKGKSNVLTFLKPDLSENYSMRLESTPIDFFEKGEALYLTMIGNGIFPTDARDGALQRLVKNGSEKGFKSGNIAISNLQRPVSMAYGDLNKDGFEDVVACEFGNETGQLAWFENNGRGGYDKRILREKPGAITAIIKDANKDGLMDIYVLMAQADEGIFLYMNQGAGKFEEKRLLSFMPLNGSQHMELADFNKDGFDDIVYVCGDNADKTPILKNYHGIYIFLNDGKSGFKQSYFYQMNGAYKAMVRDYDLDGDPDIAAISFFPDYARYPEESFIYLKNKGSLKFEDYSFPESPKGRWIVMDAGDMDADGDADLVLGSFVHFLPLGDKTGLGKKWVLEGPSVIVLENTIR, translated from the coding sequence ATGAGACAACTTTTGCCGCTTTGTATTTCGCTGTTTTTCCTGATCTCATGCAATGTAAAAAAGCAGAATGAAACCGCTGAATTGAAAGAACCGCCCGTTTCCACACAATCCGGCAGGGAATTGGCAGCGACGCATTGCAGCCGCTGTCATGCTTTTATCCCGCCGGCATTATTGGGAAAATCAAACTGGAAAAAGGTGCTTCCGGATATGCACGAGCGGATGGGGCCGATCCTGGCGAAAGCCGACTGGCAGAAAATTGAGCAATATTTCCTGACTAATGCGCCGGATTCTATTGCTCCTCCGATCCGTACAAGTAAAATTCGGATGGGGCTGAAACATTTCAAATACAGGGAAACGTCGTTCTCACACCGTCCCGCCATGACCTCCATGGTGAAAATCCTGCCCGATAACCGCGGCATCGTATATAGTGATGCGAAAGGTAAAAGCAATGTGCTTACGTTCCTGAAACCCGACCTCAGCGAAAATTACAGCATGCGCCTGGAATCCACACCCATAGATTTCTTTGAAAAAGGGGAAGCGTTATACCTGACCATGATCGGCAATGGCATTTTCCCCACCGATGCGCGCGATGGAGCGCTGCAAAGGCTCGTCAAAAATGGGTCGGAAAAAGGATTCAAATCCGGGAACATTGCCATCTCCAATTTGCAGCGGCCGGTTTCGATGGCTTATGGGGATTTGAATAAGGATGGATTTGAAGATGTGGTTGCGTGCGAATTCGGGAATGAAACCGGGCAACTGGCGTGGTTTGAAAACAACGGGAGAGGAGGTTATGACAAACGCATCCTCCGTGAGAAACCCGGCGCGATCACGGCCATCATCAAGGATGCCAATAAGGATGGGTTAATGGACATTTACGTGCTCATGGCGCAGGCGGACGAGGGCATTTTCCTGTATATGAATCAGGGAGCTGGAAAATTTGAGGAAAAGCGATTGTTATCATTCATGCCGCTGAATGGTTCGCAGCATATGGAACTGGCGGATTTCAATAAAGATGGTTTTGATGACATTGTGTATGTATGCGGCGATAATGCAGATAAAACGCCCATTTTAAAGAATTATCACGGTATTTACATTTTCCTGAATGACGGAAAGTCCGGTTTTAAGCAATCCTATTTCTACCAGATGAATGGCGCTTATAAGGCAATGGTGCGGGATTATGATCTGGATGGCGACCCGGACATTGCTGCGATCTCATTTTTCCCGGACTATGCCCGTTATCCGGAGGAGAGTTTTATTTATTTAAAAAACAAAGGGAGCCTGAAATTTGAGGATTACTCGTTCCCCGAATCGCCTAAAGGAAGGTGGATCGTCATGGACGCGGGCGATATGGATGCAGACGGCGATGCAGACCTGGTTTTAGGCTCATTCGTACATTTTCTTCCGCTGGGCGACAAAACAGGTTTGGGTAAGAAGTGGGTTTTGGAAGGACCATCAGTCATCGTTTTGGAAAATACAATCCGGTAA
- a CDS encoding sulfatase family protein: protein MAPKPAAKTPNIVLFFIDDLGYGDLTVTGALGYKTPHIDKLAAEGTRFTNFMAAQAVCSASRAALLTGCYPNRVGVYGAFGPKQGLGLHPQEETIAELLKANGYATGIFGKWHLGSDSIFLPKQQGFDEYYGVPYSHDMWPLHPWQQQAQYPPLFWIEGNKQVKEIKDLNDAGALTPTITEKAVSFIKRNKKKPFFLYVPHPMPHVPLAASANFKGKSERGIFGDVLTELDWSVGQIMKELKDQGLDDNTIVIFTSDNGPWLNYGNHAGSSGGFREGKGTSYEGGQRVAAMIRWPGVVPAGRVSNRLLSNIDILPTLVKLTGAKLPEKKIDGIEFVDLLKGDDTKKPRENFLYYYRKNNLEAVRKDNWKLVFAHPGRTYEGSLPGKDGQPGPAPEDHAIPLALYDLTRDPGERYDVYSQNPEIVAELEKIAEAAREDLGDDLQKRPGKNGRPLGRVEK, encoded by the coding sequence ATGGCTCCCAAACCGGCTGCCAAGACACCCAACATTGTTCTGTTTTTCATCGACGATCTGGGTTACGGCGATCTCACGGTAACGGGGGCATTGGGTTACAAAACGCCGCACATTGATAAGCTCGCCGCGGAAGGAACGCGCTTCACCAATTTTATGGCTGCGCAGGCCGTTTGCAGTGCTTCCCGGGCCGCTTTGCTGACGGGATGCTATCCGAATCGCGTCGGCGTCTACGGGGCTTTCGGCCCTAAGCAAGGTTTGGGACTGCATCCGCAGGAAGAAACGATTGCCGAACTACTGAAAGCGAATGGTTATGCAACCGGGATTTTCGGTAAATGGCATCTGGGCAGCGATTCGATTTTCTTGCCTAAGCAGCAGGGGTTTGACGAATATTATGGTGTCCCCTACTCCCACGATATGTGGCCGCTGCATCCCTGGCAACAGCAGGCGCAATATCCACCGTTGTTCTGGATTGAGGGCAATAAGCAAGTGAAGGAAATCAAAGACCTGAACGACGCGGGTGCCCTGACACCAACTATCACCGAAAAAGCAGTTTCCTTCATTAAGCGCAATAAAAAGAAGCCGTTTTTCCTTTACGTGCCGCACCCGATGCCGCATGTGCCGCTGGCTGCGAGTGCCAATTTTAAAGGAAAAAGCGAACGGGGCATTTTCGGCGACGTGCTGACGGAGCTGGACTGGTCGGTCGGACAAATCATGAAAGAGCTGAAAGACCAGGGTCTGGATGATAATACGATCGTGATTTTTACCAGCGACAATGGCCCCTGGCTTAATTACGGCAATCATGCAGGTTCCTCGGGCGGTTTCCGGGAAGGAAAAGGAACGTCCTATGAAGGCGGCCAGCGTGTGGCCGCCATGATCCGCTGGCCGGGCGTGGTGCCTGCCGGAAGGGTTTCAAATAGGTTGTTGTCCAACATTGATATCCTGCCCACATTGGTAAAACTAACCGGCGCCAAATTGCCGGAAAAAAAGATCGACGGCATCGAATTCGTTGATCTGCTGAAAGGGGATGATACTAAAAAGCCGCGTGAGAATTTCCTTTATTATTATCGGAAAAACAATCTGGAAGCAGTCCGGAAGGACAACTGGAAACTGGTTTTTGCGCATCCCGGACGCACTTATGAAGGATCGCTGCCCGGAAAAGACGGCCAGCCTGGACCTGCACCCGAAGACCACGCCATCCCGCTTGCACTTTATGATCTGACCCGCGATCCGGGCGAGCGATATGATGTTTATTCCCAAAATCCAGAGATCGTGGCAGAACTGGAAAAGATTGCAGAAGCCGCACGCGAAGATCTGGGGGATGATTTGCAGAAACGCCCGGGAAAGAATGGGAGGCCGTTGGGCAGAGTCGAAAAGTAA